A section of the Roseivirga sp. BDSF3-8 genome encodes:
- a CDS encoding acyl-CoA thioesterase codes for MSRTKLEMPGVFCYRQPIQVRISDINYGNHVSNEVYLSYMHEARKKWLESLGYEDEVNGVEGVGLIMADAVVVYRAETFYGETVLVDIAVEDIQKTGFDLLYRLSGQKNGKELTRGKTSMVCFAYEERKVAQMPDRLKKRLETLPHTIE; via the coding sequence ATGAGTCGCACAAAACTTGAGATGCCGGGTGTTTTTTGTTATAGACAGCCTATCCAGGTCCGGATTTCGGACATTAATTATGGAAATCATGTGAGTAATGAAGTGTACCTCAGTTACATGCATGAAGCACGTAAGAAATGGCTTGAATCATTGGGCTATGAGGATGAGGTAAATGGCGTGGAAGGCGTAGGCCTGATCATGGCGGATGCTGTCGTGGTTTACCGTGCAGAAACCTTTTATGGCGAGACGGTGTTGGTGGATATCGCTGTGGAAGACATTCAAAAAACAGGTTTTGACCTGTTGTACAGGTTATCCGGACAGAAAAACGGCAAAGAGCTTACACGTGGTAAAACCTCAATGGTTTGCTTTGCCTATGAGGAACGGAAAGTTGCCCAAATGCCGGATAGGCTTAAAAAACGGCTGGAGACCCTCCCTCACACTATCGAATAG
- a CDS encoding thiopeptide-type bacteriocin biosynthesis protein: MAEETNNRKNWMKESTEVDPNWMAAYLYYGEPWEDILSNAVKPFCEQIMKEGLADQFFFIRYWEKGPHIRLRFKGDPAKMEKDLKPRIIEYFTNYMEKHPSDRQEPEWLKEADEERQWYPNNRVQFIPYQPEVIRYGGKTGIQVAEQEFMANSKAVLALIDESSGWDYSRALGAAIQLHLGFSYGLGMDLREMKAFFHRFYTNWLPRAYYFFEKDISKDEMEKRKKETLESFDKTWESQKEAITSFFKMVWEAMEEGVEFEQEWLNTWIDDMREVKDNLVQLQKQGSLEPPDWYPHKKPDDFEQADFDRWRIYDSYVHMTNNRLGIQNRDEAYLAYLIKQCLDVMLEEEAVEK; encoded by the coding sequence ATGGCAGAAGAAACCAACAACAGAAAGAACTGGATGAAGGAATCTACCGAGGTAGATCCTAATTGGATGGCCGCCTACCTGTACTACGGCGAGCCATGGGAAGACATCCTGAGCAATGCAGTGAAACCATTCTGCGAGCAGATCATGAAGGAAGGGCTGGCCGACCAGTTCTTCTTTATCCGCTATTGGGAAAAAGGGCCTCACATTCGCCTGCGCTTTAAGGGAGATCCTGCAAAAATGGAGAAGGACCTGAAGCCAAGGATCATTGAGTACTTTACCAATTATATGGAGAAGCACCCTAGTGACCGTCAGGAGCCGGAGTGGCTTAAAGAGGCTGATGAGGAAAGACAGTGGTACCCGAATAATAGGGTACAGTTTATCCCCTATCAGCCGGAGGTAATCCGTTATGGTGGCAAGACAGGCATCCAGGTAGCCGAACAGGAGTTTATGGCCAATAGCAAGGCGGTTTTGGCTCTTATTGACGAGTCTTCCGGGTGGGACTACAGCCGTGCGCTGGGTGCAGCCATTCAGTTACACCTTGGCTTTAGTTACGGCCTGGGTATGGACCTCCGGGAGATGAAAGCCTTTTTTCACCGCTTTTATACTAACTGGTTGCCCAGGGCTTATTACTTTTTTGAAAAAGACATCTCAAAAGATGAGATGGAAAAGAGGAAAAAGGAAACGCTTGAGTCATTCGATAAGACGTGGGAAAGCCAGAAGGAGGCCATCACTTCGTTTTTTAAAATGGTATGGGAAGCCATGGAAGAAGGAGTGGAGTTTGAGCAGGAATGGCTTAACACCTGGATTGATGATATGCGGGAGGTGAAGGATAATCTCGTACAACTACAGAAGCAGGGCAGCCTGGAGCCGCCGGACTGGTACCCTCATAAGAAGCCGGATGATTTTGAGCAGGCGGATTTTGACAGGTGGCGTATATACGATAGTTACGTACACATGACGAATAACAGGCTGGGCATACAAAACCGTGACGAGGCTTACCTTGCTTACCTGATTAAGCAGTGCCTGGATGTAATGCTTGAAGAAGAGGCAGTAGAAAAGTAA
- a CDS encoding HlyD family secretion protein, translating to MPEHIEVEEQQHTRGEVTVSQEEVNNLQLRSEEVQEILSHAPVWIIRWGITVIFFVLLVIMIASYFIKYPDTITSRVVLTTLNPPATLVARDNGQINLFVEDGEAVEENEFLGVLENPANTEDALYLIRKIENLEEKIYSDNLNVSDLDIRSDLNLGSLQPGYLRFMKSIRDYNLQSDLQYHQKQIASLRDRIEFYQESNASLRRQNTIHKEKLELDRSKYETDSSLYESNAISRIEFEQTKSNYLQSKRQFEADQASIINNRIQISQIENQINELRLKELESNDNLRSGIDDALKSLQSEISAWKRQFLFEAPIAGSVSLNKVWTDNQYVTAGETVFNIIPESQDIIGNVEMPVVGSGKVEVGQTVNLKFDNYPYDEYGMVLGEIENISMLPTKENTYIIRISLPNGLMSSYKKDLEFKQQMQGSAEIITEDLRLIERLFNQLRSVFDDLS from the coding sequence ATGCCCGAACATATTGAAGTAGAGGAGCAACAGCATACCCGAGGCGAGGTGACCGTTTCTCAGGAAGAGGTGAATAACCTCCAGCTCAGGAGTGAGGAAGTGCAGGAGATTCTGAGCCATGCACCAGTCTGGATTATCCGCTGGGGTATTACCGTCATTTTCTTCGTTCTTCTGGTCATTATGATCGCCAGTTACTTCATAAAGTATCCTGATACGATAACCTCACGAGTGGTGCTTACCACTCTCAATCCTCCCGCCACCCTCGTGGCACGGGATAATGGCCAGATAAACCTTTTTGTAGAAGATGGCGAAGCGGTAGAAGAAAATGAGTTTCTAGGGGTGCTAGAAAATCCGGCAAATACAGAGGATGCACTATACCTTATCCGTAAGATCGAAAACCTGGAAGAAAAGATATATAGTGACAATCTGAACGTCAGCGATCTGGATATCAGATCAGACCTTAACCTAGGCTCTCTGCAGCCAGGTTACCTCCGGTTCATGAAATCCATCAGGGACTATAATCTGCAAAGCGATTTGCAGTATCACCAAAAGCAGATTGCTTCGCTTCGTGACCGGATTGAGTTTTACCAGGAATCCAATGCCAGCCTGCGTAGGCAGAACACCATACACAAGGAAAAACTTGAACTGGACAGATCAAAGTACGAAACAGACTCTTCTCTATACGAATCTAATGCCATTAGCCGTATCGAATTTGAGCAGACGAAATCCAACTACCTCCAGTCCAAAAGACAGTTTGAAGCAGATCAGGCAAGCATAATCAATAACCGTATCCAGATCTCTCAGATTGAGAACCAGATCAATGAATTAAGACTGAAGGAGCTTGAGTCTAATGATAACCTTCGAAGCGGAATCGATGATGCACTCAAAAGCCTTCAAAGTGAGATCAGTGCATGGAAAAGACAGTTTCTTTTTGAAGCCCCTATTGCAGGAAGCGTTTCATTGAATAAAGTATGGACTGATAATCAGTATGTAACTGCAGGTGAAACAGTATTTAATATCATACCTGAAAGCCAGGATATCATCGGTAACGTAGAAATGCCTGTAGTGGGCTCCGGTAAGGTGGAGGTGGGCCAGACGGTAAACCTTAAGTTTGATAACTACCCTTACGATGAGTATGGCATGGTGCTGGGAGAGATTGAGAATATCTCCATGCTACCTACCAAAGAGAATACATATATCATTCGGATCAGTCTCCCGAACGGACTCATGAGTAGCTACAAAAAAGATCTTGAGTTCAAGCAGCAGATGCAGGGTAGTGCAGAGATCATTACCGAGGATCTGCGCCTGATAGAACGCCTGTTTAACCAGCTTCGCTCGGTGTTTGACGATCTTAGCTAA
- the rlmN gene encoding 23S rRNA (adenine(2503)-C(2))-methyltransferase RlmN — MSKADKKQDIRRLSPEELKAFFVQNGEKAFRAKQVYEWLWKKSAHSFESMTNLSLGLREMLKEYFELNGVTVDQAQLSNDGTIKSAFKLHDGHLVEGVLIPTEDRMTACVSSQVGCSLSCKFCATGYMDRKRNLDAAEIYDQVVLINQQAMEKYGMPLSNIVFMGMGEPLLNYANMMEGIRMITSPEGLNMSPKRITVSTAGIAKLIKKLGDEEVKFNLALSLHAANDEKRDRIMPINETNTLEALRHSLNHYYRKTRNKLTFEYIVFYNFNDTLQDAEELYQFCKRVPAKVNIIEYNPISEADFLNTEEDRLEMFRKYLEERGVTVNVRRSRGKDIDAACGQLANKKHDDHVITQA; from the coding sequence ATGAGCAAGGCAGATAAGAAGCAGGACATACGCAGACTTTCCCCGGAAGAACTTAAAGCTTTTTTTGTACAAAACGGAGAAAAAGCCTTTAGGGCCAAGCAGGTCTACGAATGGCTGTGGAAAAAGTCCGCTCATAGTTTTGAGAGCATGACAAACCTGTCTCTTGGCCTCAGAGAAATGCTCAAAGAGTACTTTGAACTGAATGGGGTGACAGTAGATCAGGCTCAGCTAAGTAATGACGGCACAATCAAAAGTGCATTTAAACTACACGACGGTCATCTGGTGGAAGGCGTGCTGATTCCTACGGAAGATCGCATGACCGCCTGTGTGAGCAGCCAGGTAGGATGTTCCCTTTCCTGCAAGTTCTGTGCTACCGGGTATATGGACCGTAAGAGGAATCTCGATGCAGCTGAGATATATGACCAGGTGGTGCTGATAAACCAGCAAGCCATGGAAAAATATGGCATGCCGCTGAGCAACATTGTGTTCATGGGTATGGGGGAACCTCTGCTCAACTACGCCAATATGATGGAAGGCATACGGATGATAACCTCGCCGGAAGGCCTGAACATGTCCCCTAAACGTATTACGGTATCTACGGCGGGTATTGCTAAGCTGATTAAAAAGCTTGGAGATGAAGAGGTGAAATTCAACCTGGCACTATCCCTGCATGCTGCTAATGATGAGAAGCGGGATCGTATCATGCCAATTAATGAAACGAATACCCTCGAGGCTCTGCGTCATTCGCTAAATCACTATTACCGTAAGACACGGAACAAGCTTACCTTTGAGTACATCGTATTCTACAACTTTAATGATACTTTGCAGGACGCTGAGGAGCTTTACCAATTCTGTAAACGGGTGCCCGCCAAGGTTAATATTATCGAATATAACCCGATATCAGAAGCAGACTTTCTGAATACGGAAGAGGACCGGCTGGAAATGTTTCGAAAATACCTTGAGGAGCGCGGGGTAACAGTAAATGTACGCCGGAGCCGCGGAAAGGATATTGATGCTGCCTGCGGACAGCTGGCTAATAAAAAGCATGACGATCATGTAATCACTCAGGCCTGA
- a CDS encoding lantibiotic dehydratase encodes MEVFPHVLIRTGGGTFEKLQRLNADKSVALAKEISELRQKKAADKEALSDSLMEFIKGLENNDYQKLLTNIRRDIYNDRNLKQEDLDAAKDILNAQQTDELKDYLALEEKLAAKEEEGEGVFNQELIELRKDFQEKLSDDELLKQGLVLSSQSLLNRMSSYIRKEPAKFRKKEVQSEQSLLKYYTRMYGKTSPFSTFTNLVVGKVAQLDGEKSYNISSENGEQEITGHIRLNNYLFKYIYGLFRKSREIYMWLPLRPNPTIEQKEDHFLYLTNNNNIESFQRIPANQVVDLFRELASKEPQGVRFKDIIKDALEYIDASEEDLEAYIQQFIDYGFLEYNIGVSGIDPDWDYALKEKVTPLAGAGVPHIQELLDTLDYIRTLAGKYADAEFKERKMLLKEAYEKFRAICMKIHEAAGLPEDERKTNEEREAERREKAKAEKEKAEGEGENKEENKEEQQEDEEKEEVFKHEESTTFTFKPEQMFYEDTTREVDATLDSERMHELVGSLNDLLQEMRLFRGHVDEREKMRHYFVSKYGDTASVNLLTYYEDFFRDYKKPEAELQEKKKELSRLKSAAKKDKKTVPAGESEPEGQDDVTRLEVEIKEMEATLKIPGISERQEFRESWQEKYLSLLDGGKLTSDHVEVEISKLRETNKLTGSNGHDAGGKNSYGMFTQLFNDPEDGRMKAMINASFSGYGKMFSRFLHIFDKVVTEDQRRYNVNVAPEDTIFVEDCDASYFNANLHPPLMPFEVWMPGGHNSLPEDKQLAITDFEIRCENGNDLVLFHKPSEKRAHVFDLGFQGHMGRSQLFQLLEKFTYAEYLFVNPLLSALTKKRTNLLQEEKGGQSEENKKDNTTKVMVSPRYTYGDLVLQRKSWSVPKELLPTREGAETEWQYFNRVDAWRRELGIPDEVFVFLNPGRQQSNDPEAAKKLGRDDYKPQYISFKSPALILMLDKMMAKVPGNMKIDEMLPSPDSLLHIDGKPFVSECVVQWYK; translated from the coding sequence ATGGAAGTATTTCCACATGTACTTATCCGTACAGGAGGTGGTACGTTTGAGAAACTGCAAAGACTAAATGCGGATAAGTCGGTTGCTTTGGCAAAAGAAATATCCGAGCTGAGGCAGAAAAAAGCTGCTGATAAGGAAGCACTTTCCGATAGTCTGATGGAGTTTATCAAAGGACTAGAGAATAACGACTACCAAAAGCTCCTGACTAATATTCGCCGCGATATTTATAATGATCGAAACCTGAAACAGGAAGATCTGGACGCGGCTAAAGATATACTTAATGCCCAGCAGACAGATGAGCTGAAGGATTATCTGGCGCTGGAGGAAAAGCTGGCTGCCAAAGAGGAGGAGGGCGAAGGCGTCTTTAATCAGGAACTCATCGAACTTCGTAAGGATTTTCAGGAAAAGCTCAGTGATGATGAGTTGCTGAAGCAGGGGCTTGTGCTCAGTAGCCAGTCTCTGCTCAATCGTATGTCAAGCTACATTCGCAAAGAGCCCGCTAAATTCAGAAAAAAGGAAGTGCAGAGCGAGCAGAGTTTGCTTAAGTACTACACCCGAATGTACGGCAAAACCTCGCCATTTAGTACCTTTACTAACCTGGTGGTGGGTAAAGTTGCTCAACTGGATGGTGAAAAAAGCTATAATATCAGCTCTGAGAATGGTGAGCAGGAGATTACTGGTCACATCCGACTGAATAACTACCTCTTCAAGTACATTTACGGACTTTTCAGAAAGAGCCGTGAGATTTATATGTGGCTTCCTCTTCGTCCTAATCCTACCATAGAGCAGAAGGAGGACCATTTCCTGTATCTCACTAACAACAATAACATTGAAAGCTTCCAGCGTATCCCGGCCAATCAGGTAGTGGACCTGTTTCGTGAGCTGGCTTCAAAAGAGCCTCAGGGGGTACGTTTTAAGGATATTATAAAGGATGCTCTCGAGTATATTGATGCTTCCGAGGAAGACCTGGAGGCTTATATTCAGCAGTTTATCGATTACGGCTTCCTGGAGTACAATATTGGCGTGTCTGGTATAGACCCTGACTGGGACTATGCGCTTAAGGAAAAGGTTACGCCCCTTGCTGGGGCCGGGGTGCCTCACATACAGGAGTTGCTGGATACGCTTGACTATATCCGTACCCTGGCTGGCAAGTATGCCGATGCTGAATTCAAAGAACGTAAAATGCTTCTTAAGGAGGCTTACGAAAAATTCCGTGCCATATGTATGAAAATACATGAAGCAGCCGGGCTGCCGGAAGATGAGCGTAAGACGAATGAAGAGCGCGAGGCAGAGCGTCGTGAGAAGGCCAAAGCAGAAAAGGAAAAAGCGGAAGGGGAAGGAGAAAACAAAGAAGAGAATAAGGAGGAACAGCAGGAGGACGAAGAAAAGGAAGAGGTATTCAAACATGAGGAGTCCACTACCTTTACCTTCAAGCCTGAGCAGATGTTCTATGAAGATACGACCCGTGAGGTGGATGCCACGCTGGATAGCGAGCGTATGCATGAACTGGTAGGCTCGTTAAATGACCTGCTTCAGGAAATGAGACTTTTCCGCGGGCATGTTGATGAACGCGAGAAAATGCGTCACTACTTTGTCAGTAAGTACGGTGATACAGCCTCTGTAAACCTGCTTACCTATTATGAGGACTTCTTCAGGGACTACAAAAAGCCTGAAGCCGAACTTCAGGAAAAGAAAAAGGAGCTGTCCAGATTGAAGTCTGCGGCCAAAAAGGATAAAAAGACTGTGCCTGCCGGTGAGTCTGAGCCGGAAGGGCAGGATGATGTAACCAGGCTGGAAGTTGAAATTAAAGAGATGGAAGCTACGCTTAAGATTCCTGGTATCAGTGAACGCCAGGAGTTCAGAGAAAGCTGGCAGGAGAAATACCTCAGTCTTCTGGATGGCGGCAAGCTCACATCTGACCATGTGGAGGTAGAGATCAGTAAGCTCAGAGAAACTAATAAGCTTACCGGCTCAAACGGACACGATGCTGGCGGTAAAAATAGCTATGGTATGTTTACGCAGCTGTTTAATGATCCTGAAGATGGCCGGATGAAGGCTATGATCAATGCCTCATTCTCAGGATACGGAAAGATGTTCAGCCGTTTTCTTCACATCTTTGATAAAGTGGTAACCGAGGACCAGCGCCGCTACAATGTAAATGTGGCACCTGAGGATACCATCTTTGTAGAGGACTGTGACGCCAGTTACTTCAATGCTAACCTGCACCCTCCTCTCATGCCATTTGAAGTATGGATGCCTGGCGGGCATAATAGTTTGCCTGAGGACAAGCAGCTTGCGATTACTGACTTTGAGATTCGTTGCGAAAATGGCAATGATCTGGTGCTTTTCCATAAACCCAGTGAAAAGCGGGCGCATGTCTTTGACCTTGGCTTCCAGGGGCATATGGGCCGCAGTCAGTTATTCCAACTACTTGAGAAGTTCACTTATGCTGAATACTTATTCGTGAATCCACTGCTTTCCGCCCTGACCAAGAAGCGTACTAATCTGCTACAGGAAGAAAAGGGAGGCCAAAGCGAAGAGAATAAAAAGGACAACACCACTAAAGTAATGGTGTCTCCCCGGTATACCTATGGTGACCTCGTCCTGCAGCGTAAGAGCTGGTCTGTGCCTAAGGAGTTGCTGCCTACGCGAGAGGGAGCAGAAACTGAATGGCAATACTTTAACAGGGTAGATGCCTGGAGGCGAGAGCTTGGCATTCCTGATGAGGTTTTTGTATTTCTTAATCCGGGTCGCCAGCAAAGCAATGACCCTGAGGCTGCCAAAAAACTTGGCCGGGATGATTACAAGCCACAATACATTAGCTTTAAGAGTCCGGCTTTGATATTAATGCTGGACAAAATGATGGCGAAGGTACCAGGCAATATGAAAATAGATGAAATGCTACCCTCTCCTGATAGCTTGCTACATATAGATGGCAAGCCATTCGTGTCAGAATGTGTGGTGCAGTGGTATAAATAA
- a CDS encoding peptidase domain-containing ABC transporter, whose protein sequence is MFKKFPFYRQLDTMDCGPTCLRMIAKHYGKVYTLQTLREKSFITREGVSLLGISDAAESIGFRTLAAKIPFDKLRDEAPTPFIAHWRQQHFVVVYDFKKDNVYCADPAHGLVKYTRKEFLDGWLNSKTNGEETGVVLLMEPSPDFYDTEDEKNLKREGFKFLFRYLRPYKKFIIQLLLGMLVGSLLQLIFPFLTQSIVDVGINTRDISFVNLVLIAQLMLFVGRTSVEFIRGWILLHLGTRINISIISDFLIKLMKLPIAFFDTKMIGDLLQRIGDHKRIENFLTSSTLNILFSFVNLIIFGAVLAYYDLTIFAIFLIGSALYVAWVLIFMKKRRELDFKLFDQMSRNQSNLIQLINGMQEIKLHNCEKQKRWEWERIQASLFKVNVKSLALNQYQQAGSSFLNEVKNIFISFVAAKAVIDGDITLGMMLAIQYIIGQLNTPINQMITFLHASQDAKISLERLGEIHNKDNEEDETSEKITIFPEDKSLRVNDVSFQYEGPHSEMVLKNIDMVVPEGKITAIVGASGSGKTTLIKLLLKFYEASEGEIRIGDINMVNFSNRRWRDKVGTVLQDGYIFSDSIARNIAVSDEYIDKEKLVYAVKMANIQDFVEGLPLGYNTKLGGDGHGLSQGQKQRILIARAVYKNPEYLFFDEATNALDANNEKIIMENLDRFFNGKTVVVVAHRLSTVKNADQIVVLDRGEIIERGTHTDLTAQRGAYYNLVKNQLELGN, encoded by the coding sequence ATTTTTAAAAAATTTCCGTTCTACCGCCAGCTTGATACGATGGATTGCGGCCCGACCTGCCTTCGCATGATTGCGAAGCATTATGGCAAGGTTTATACGCTTCAAACCCTTCGTGAAAAGAGTTTTATAACCCGCGAGGGAGTTAGCCTGCTCGGTATAAGCGATGCTGCAGAAAGTATCGGCTTCCGTACACTTGCTGCCAAAATCCCTTTTGATAAATTGCGCGACGAGGCTCCCACGCCCTTTATTGCCCATTGGAGGCAACAGCACTTTGTGGTGGTTTATGACTTTAAAAAAGACAACGTTTACTGTGCCGACCCGGCTCATGGGCTTGTAAAATACACACGGAAGGAGTTTCTGGACGGCTGGCTAAACAGTAAGACCAACGGTGAGGAAACCGGCGTGGTCCTGCTAATGGAGCCCAGCCCTGACTTTTACGACACGGAAGATGAAAAGAATCTGAAGCGCGAAGGCTTTAAGTTCCTCTTCCGGTACCTCCGGCCCTACAAAAAGTTTATCATCCAGCTTCTGCTAGGGATGCTGGTTGGATCCTTGCTGCAGCTGATATTTCCTTTCCTTACCCAGTCTATTGTAGATGTGGGTATTAATACCAGGGATATATCTTTTGTAAACCTGGTGCTTATTGCCCAGTTAATGCTGTTCGTGGGGCGAACGTCCGTGGAGTTTATTCGGGGCTGGATATTACTACATCTCGGTACCCGGATCAACATCAGCATCATCAGTGACTTCCTGATCAAACTTATGAAGCTCCCCATCGCCTTCTTTGATACGAAGATGATCGGTGACCTGCTGCAGCGTATAGGCGATCATAAGAGGATAGAAAATTTCCTTACCTCCAGTACGCTGAATATTCTTTTCAGCTTTGTTAACCTGATTATTTTCGGGGCCGTTCTTGCTTACTATGACCTCACTATATTTGCTATATTCCTGATAGGTAGTGCTTTGTATGTAGCATGGGTGCTCATCTTTATGAAGAAACGCCGTGAGCTTGATTTTAAGCTTTTCGACCAGATGTCCCGCAATCAGAGTAATCTTATTCAGCTTATAAATGGTATGCAGGAGATAAAGCTGCATAACTGTGAAAAGCAAAAGCGGTGGGAGTGGGAACGCATTCAGGCCAGCCTATTCAAGGTAAATGTGAAAAGCCTTGCGCTTAATCAATATCAGCAGGCAGGTTCTTCATTTTTGAATGAGGTTAAGAATATCTTCATCAGTTTCGTAGCCGCTAAGGCAGTTATTGATGGTGATATCACCCTGGGTATGATGCTGGCTATCCAATACATAATCGGGCAGCTTAATACGCCCATTAACCAAATGATCACCTTCCTCCATGCCTCACAGGACGCAAAGATAAGCCTTGAACGTCTTGGTGAGATTCATAATAAAGATAATGAGGAAGACGAGACCAGTGAAAAGATCACCATTTTCCCAGAGGACAAATCTCTGAGAGTAAATGATGTAAGCTTCCAGTATGAAGGGCCCCACTCCGAAATGGTATTGAAGAATATCGATATGGTAGTGCCTGAAGGTAAAATTACAGCTATAGTGGGAGCGAGTGGTAGTGGTAAGACCACACTTATAAAACTTCTGCTTAAGTTTTACGAGGCTAGCGAAGGAGAGATTCGTATTGGCGATATCAATATGGTCAATTTCAGCAACAGACGCTGGCGAGATAAGGTCGGTACTGTGCTTCAGGATGGTTATATCTTCAGCGACTCCATTGCGCGTAATATTGCCGTGAGCGACGAATACATAGATAAGGAGAAACTCGTATATGCAGTAAAAATGGCCAATATTCAGGATTTTGTAGAAGGCCTTCCTTTAGGTTACAATACAAAACTCGGAGGTGACGGTCATGGCCTCAGCCAGGGCCAGAAGCAGCGTATCCTCATAGCCCGCGCAGTGTATAAGAACCCCGAATACTTGTTCTTCGATGAGGCTACTAATGCCCTGGATGCTAATAATGAGAAAATCATTATGGAGAACCTTGACCGCTTCTTCAATGGTAAAACCGTAGTGGTGGTGGCGCACAGGCTAAGTACTGTAAAAAATGCAGACCAGATAGTGGTGTTAGACAGAGGAGAGATTATTGAGAGGGGTACCCATACGGACCTTACCGCTCAAAGAGGTGCCTATTATAATCTGGTAAAAAATCAGCTTGAATTGGGCAATTAA